The following proteins are encoded in a genomic region of Reichenbachiella sp.:
- a CDS encoding DUF2461 domain-containing protein → MDLKPTIQFLKDLSVNNNKEWFDTNRKTYEACRKQFLGLVQNIIDELAKFDPELTGVDPKKCVFRINRDIRFSKDKTPYKTNFGALMGANGKKTEGTGFYMHLAPGQNFAGGGIYMPPPETLAAIRQEIDYNPEGLKKLLASKDFKETFVDIKGDKLKTAPKGYPKDHPNIELLRLKSFYVIKEFSEKELTSDGFFEELVSTYKKAHEFNKYLKEAIS, encoded by the coding sequence ATGGACTTAAAACCCACCATTCAATTTTTAAAGGACCTTTCAGTCAACAACAATAAGGAATGGTTTGACACCAATAGAAAGACCTACGAAGCCTGCCGTAAGCAGTTTTTAGGGTTGGTTCAAAACATCATTGACGAGCTCGCCAAATTTGATCCTGAATTGACCGGTGTAGACCCTAAAAAATGTGTTTTTAGAATCAATAGAGATATCCGATTCAGCAAGGATAAAACACCATACAAAACCAACTTTGGAGCCCTAATGGGTGCCAATGGGAAAAAGACAGAAGGCACTGGATTTTATATGCACCTTGCACCAGGACAAAATTTTGCTGGAGGAGGAATTTATATGCCACCTCCTGAAACTTTAGCTGCTATTCGACAAGAAATCGATTACAATCCTGAGGGGTTGAAAAAGCTGTTGGCGTCAAAGGATTTCAAGGAAACATTTGTAGACATCAAAGGCGACAAGCTAAAGACGGCACCAAAAGGGTATCCAAAGGATCACCCAAACATTGAGTTGCTAAGACTAAAAAGTTTCTATGTGATTAAAGAATTTAGTGAGAAGGAACTTACGTCTGATGGTTTTTTTGAAGAGTTGGTTTCGACCTATAAAAAGGCCCATGAGTTCAACAAATACTTAAAAGAAGCAATTAGTTAA
- the gltB gene encoding glutamate synthase large subunit: protein MENYQKTTGLYSPEFERDSCGIGFIAQIKNQPSHQIVQDGLTMLEKMEHRGGVAADGETGDGAGVLTQLPYDFFNEVAKENEITLPAKGKYGVGTLFVPKGHDKKGILEIVQESIEALSFDKIWLRRVPVDSKKIGRIAKQSEPSIYHLFVKKGEYEGKELNRKLYVLRKYIEHKVRETYPVSDFYIASFSCSTITYKGELRTWQVNQYYLDLNDERYTSATAMVHSRFSTNTFPEWRLAQPFRFLAHNGEINTIKGNINKMVSREALLASTDFTEEEIAVLTPICNMQFSDSANLDGILELLIMGGRSLQHTMAMLVPEAWQEETDISPEKRAFYEFHSTIFEPWDGPASLVYTDGYTIGASLDRNGLRPSRVIATKDDRLILSSEVGAVEIAPELIKKNERLGPGQMIMVDLTTGTISFNQEIKDKLAKDQPYQKWVEENLIHLSDFIKDKPLDQSLQADDLLQKQIANGFTQEDIKFILEPMMKNGTEPLGSMGNDTALAVFRENPTHLSQYVKQIFAQVSNPPIDPIRERSVMSLINYLGNSENILEHKSEHAQKIRIENPLLSAHEFEFIRNVKFSGFVSEVIDATYDPKDNDLQSALKILSKKAAKAVEAGTNILILSNKDVSVDRVRIPSLLATGAVHQYLLKKKLRAKTSLVIEGGDVVETHHIATLVGFGATAVYPYLTVETILHQGASLSQSGTELFEQYRKSIGYGLRKILSKMGISTIQSYESAQIFEIIGLDLEVTDLCFRGTPSRISGKGFEQIEKEILENHKAAFVPANEKADLETGGLYQWKRDGVRHLFTPEVIHSLQKSTRSGNYELFKTYSQAINDQAEKNITLRSMFEFNGKKSISIDQVEPASEIMKRFATGAMSFGSISEEAHTTIAKAMNLIGGKSNSGEGGEDAIRYTPNADGTLSRSAIKQVASGRFGVTAHYLVNADEIQIKIAQGAKPGEGGQLPGKKVDETIGRIRHSTPGVSLISPPPHHDIYSIEDLAQLIYDLKNTNEKADINVKLVAEAGVGTIAAGVAKAKADNILIAGHDGGTGASPISSVHHAGIPWEIGLAETHQTLEKNDLRKKVKLQADGQMRTGRDLAIAAILGAEEWGVSTAVLVVEGCIMMRKCHLNTCPVGVATQNPELRKLFSGKVEHIVNFFNFLAEELREIMAELGVKTVAELVGRTDLLTFDRKKAKDHAGNIDLEALLQNPFKPKDHLSCKLEDQDHELTKVLDRQLIKEAQPALTNKEKVRIDVPINSQNRTTGAMLSGELAQAHGPKGLDRNTIKVKFTGSAGQSFAAFLAKGITFNLEGEANDYVGKGLSGGKVVCYPHTKSDIVPEDNILVGNVCLYGATSGELYVNGKAGERFAVRNSGAEAVTEGLGDHGCEYMTGGRVIVLGETGKNFAAGMSGGIAYIYVEDFDFASKCNMELVELESPGAEDFEYIQNQINKHSRYTKSNKAFKILDQWETAKNKFVKVIPTEYKLILEKKKLEQEKIA from the coding sequence ATGGAAAATTACCAGAAAACAACGGGATTATACTCTCCGGAATTTGAGCGTGACTCTTGTGGGATAGGATTTATCGCCCAGATAAAGAACCAGCCTTCTCACCAAATTGTTCAAGATGGATTGACCATGCTCGAAAAGATGGAGCATCGTGGAGGAGTAGCAGCAGATGGAGAAACAGGTGACGGCGCAGGTGTATTGACCCAATTGCCTTACGACTTCTTCAATGAAGTAGCTAAAGAAAATGAAATTACACTTCCTGCCAAAGGCAAATATGGTGTTGGCACTTTGTTCGTTCCTAAGGGACACGACAAAAAAGGAATTTTAGAAATAGTACAAGAATCAATTGAAGCATTAAGCTTTGATAAAATTTGGTTGAGAAGAGTACCTGTAGACTCAAAAAAAATTGGAAGAATTGCCAAGCAGTCGGAGCCATCTATCTATCACTTGTTCGTAAAGAAAGGCGAATATGAAGGCAAAGAGCTCAACAGAAAACTATACGTACTAAGAAAATACATTGAGCACAAGGTAAGAGAAACTTATCCAGTCTCGGATTTCTACATCGCTTCTTTCTCATGCTCTACCATTACTTATAAAGGTGAGTTGAGAACCTGGCAAGTGAATCAGTATTACTTGGATTTGAATGATGAGAGATATACATCGGCCACAGCGATGGTACACTCAAGATTCTCTACCAACACTTTCCCTGAGTGGAGATTGGCCCAGCCCTTCCGATTTTTGGCGCACAATGGTGAGATCAATACGATCAAAGGTAATATTAATAAGATGGTGTCTAGAGAGGCCTTGCTGGCTTCTACAGATTTTACTGAAGAGGAGATTGCGGTACTTACTCCTATTTGTAACATGCAGTTCTCAGATTCGGCCAACTTAGATGGCATCTTAGAATTGTTGATCATGGGTGGTAGAAGCTTACAGCATACGATGGCTATGCTTGTACCAGAAGCGTGGCAAGAAGAAACTGACATCAGTCCTGAGAAAAGAGCCTTCTACGAATTTCATTCTACTATATTCGAACCGTGGGACGGACCAGCGTCTTTAGTTTATACTGATGGATATACTATTGGAGCGAGTTTGGATAGAAATGGACTAAGACCTTCTCGAGTTATCGCTACGAAAGATGATCGCTTAATCTTGAGTTCTGAAGTGGGTGCGGTAGAAATTGCGCCTGAGCTAATCAAGAAAAATGAAAGATTAGGACCCGGCCAAATGATCATGGTGGATCTGACTACCGGAACAATTTCTTTCAATCAGGAAATAAAGGACAAACTGGCGAAAGATCAGCCATATCAAAAATGGGTAGAAGAGAATTTAATTCACCTATCAGATTTTATTAAAGACAAACCGTTAGATCAATCACTTCAGGCGGATGATTTGCTACAAAAGCAAATAGCTAATGGTTTCACTCAAGAGGATATCAAGTTTATTCTTGAGCCAATGATGAAAAATGGCACTGAGCCATTAGGGTCTATGGGTAATGATACAGCGCTAGCAGTATTCAGAGAAAACCCGACGCACCTATCTCAATATGTGAAGCAAATATTTGCGCAGGTAAGTAACCCGCCAATTGATCCGATCCGGGAACGATCTGTGATGTCGCTGATCAATTATTTAGGTAATAGCGAGAACATTCTGGAGCATAAGTCAGAGCATGCACAAAAGATTAGAATAGAAAATCCGCTGCTGTCCGCTCATGAGTTTGAATTCATCAGAAATGTAAAATTTAGTGGATTCGTTTCGGAAGTAATTGACGCTACTTACGATCCAAAAGACAACGATCTGCAAAGTGCGCTCAAAATATTGTCTAAGAAGGCGGCCAAGGCAGTTGAAGCTGGGACCAACATCTTGATTCTTTCGAATAAAGACGTTTCCGTAGATCGCGTAAGAATTCCAAGTTTGTTGGCTACAGGAGCAGTACACCAGTACTTGCTAAAGAAAAAATTGAGAGCTAAAACGAGCTTAGTGATTGAAGGTGGAGATGTAGTAGAAACGCATCATATAGCGACATTAGTTGGATTTGGGGCGACAGCGGTTTATCCTTATCTGACAGTAGAGACCATCTTGCACCAAGGTGCTTCGCTGAGCCAGTCAGGCACTGAGTTGTTTGAGCAGTACAGAAAATCAATAGGTTATGGGCTGAGAAAGATTCTTTCTAAAATGGGCATCTCGACCATCCAGTCTTATGAGTCAGCTCAGATTTTTGAAATTATTGGTTTGGACCTTGAGGTAACAGACTTGTGTTTCAGAGGTACGCCATCTAGAATTTCTGGTAAAGGATTCGAGCAAATCGAAAAAGAGATACTGGAAAATCACAAAGCAGCATTCGTTCCTGCCAACGAAAAAGCTGATTTAGAAACTGGTGGGTTGTACCAATGGAAAAGAGATGGTGTGCGACACTTGTTCACTCCTGAAGTCATCCATTCTTTACAAAAGTCCACTAGAAGTGGAAACTATGAGTTATTCAAAACTTATAGTCAGGCGATCAACGATCAAGCAGAAAAGAACATCACTTTGAGAAGTATGTTCGAATTCAATGGCAAGAAATCTATCTCGATTGATCAAGTGGAGCCTGCTTCAGAAATCATGAAAAGATTCGCTACTGGTGCGATGTCTTTTGGGTCTATTTCAGAAGAAGCACATACCACCATCGCTAAGGCGATGAACCTCATTGGAGGAAAATCTAACAGTGGTGAAGGTGGAGAAGATGCCATCAGATACACACCAAATGCAGACGGCACCTTGTCAAGGTCGGCCATCAAGCAAGTAGCCTCTGGGCGATTTGGCGTGACGGCTCACTATCTAGTGAACGCAGATGAAATTCAAATAAAAATAGCGCAAGGAGCAAAACCAGGAGAGGGAGGTCAATTACCAGGGAAAAAGGTAGACGAAACAATCGGTAGAATCAGACATTCTACACCGGGTGTATCATTGATCTCACCTCCTCCTCATCACGATATTTATTCGATTGAGGATTTAGCGCAGTTAATTTATGACCTGAAAAACACCAACGAAAAGGCTGATATCAACGTGAAGTTGGTGGCTGAGGCTGGTGTAGGTACTATTGCGGCTGGTGTGGCTAAAGCCAAGGCCGACAATATTTTGATCGCTGGCCATGATGGAGGAACAGGAGCATCTCCGATTAGTTCTGTACATCATGCAGGTATTCCTTGGGAGATTGGATTGGCGGAAACGCACCAGACGCTGGAGAAAAACGACCTAAGAAAGAAGGTGAAACTTCAGGCAGACGGTCAGATGCGTACTGGTAGAGACCTAGCCATTGCGGCGATTTTAGGTGCTGAAGAGTGGGGTGTTTCTACTGCTGTTCTTGTAGTAGAAGGCTGTATCATGATGAGAAAATGTCACTTGAATACTTGCCCTGTAGGTGTAGCTACACAAAACCCTGAATTGAGGAAACTATTCTCTGGTAAGGTGGAGCACATTGTCAACTTCTTCAACTTCTTAGCCGAAGAACTCAGAGAGATTATGGCAGAGCTAGGTGTGAAAACTGTAGCTGAGTTGGTCGGAAGAACTGATTTGTTGACTTTCGATAGAAAAAAAGCTAAAGATCATGCGGGTAATATCGATTTGGAAGCGTTGCTTCAAAACCCATTCAAGCCAAAAGATCACTTGTCTTGTAAACTTGAAGATCAGGATCATGAATTGACGAAAGTCTTGGATAGACAATTGATCAAAGAGGCACAACCTGCTTTGACGAATAAAGAAAAAGTAAGAATAGATGTTCCGATCAATAGCCAGAACCGAACTACTGGAGCTATGCTATCAGGCGAATTGGCGCAAGCCCATGGCCCTAAAGGATTGGACAGAAATACAATCAAGGTGAAATTCACCGGATCGGCAGGACAGAGTTTTGCGGCCTTCTTGGCCAAGGGAATTACTTTCAACCTTGAAGGTGAAGCCAATGACTACGTAGGCAAGGGCTTGTCTGGCGGTAAGGTAGTTTGCTATCCACACACCAAGTCTGACATCGTGCCTGAAGACAACATCCTGGTAGGTAATGTTTGTCTCTACGGAGCTACTTCTGGTGAGCTATATGTGAACGGAAAAGCAGGCGAAAGATTCGCCGTGAGAAATTCGGGAGCAGAAGCAGTGACAGAAGGTCTTGGAGATCACGGTTGTGAATATATGACAGGTGGTCGAGTAATCGTACTAGGCGAAACGGGTAAAAACTTCGCTGCTGGTATGAGTGGTGGTATTGCTTACATCTATGTAGAAGACTTCGATTTTGCATCTAAATGCAACATGGAGCTGGTAGAGCTAGAATCACCAGGCGCTGAAGACTTCGAGTATATCCAGAACCAAATCAATAAACATTCTAGATATACCAAGAGCAACAAAGCATTCAAGATTCTGGACCAATGGGAGACTGCTAAAAATAAGTTTGTGAAGGTGATACCTACCGAGTACAAGCTGATATTGGAAAAGAAAAAGTTAGAACAAGAAAAGATCGCATAA
- a CDS encoding glutamate synthase subunit beta, translating to MGQVDGFLTYKRHSLQYEEVEKRTKHYKEFVKPVSAEETNEQAARCMDCGIPFCHSGCPLGNKIPDFNDAVYRNEFKEAWGILKSTNNFPEFTGRICPAPCEGSCVLGLNNDPVSIEHIEKTIAEEAFAQGWETTHTVNIKSGKSVAVIGSGPAGLAAADQLCKQGHDVTVFERDTQPGGLLRFGIPDFKLEKTVVERRVNLMKDSGVKFECGVEIGKDISAKEIETKFDAIAICTGSTVARDLPIPGRELNGIHLAMKFLKNSNKVVSGEDAEIVAEMNAAGKNVIVIGGGDTGSDCVGTSIRQGAESVTQIELLDKPSEGRTEANPWPEWPMVLRTSTSQKEGCERNWSVLTKEFIGNDKGEVTGLRVVDVEWTDKASFKFEEIEGSERVLPCERAYLAIGFMHPQKEGLLEELGIETNERGNIQDEMYRTNKENVFAAGDCRRGQSLVVWAISEGRKAAYSVNKFLTK from the coding sequence ATGGGACAGGTAGATGGATTTTTGACTTATAAAAGACACAGCCTCCAGTATGAGGAAGTGGAAAAAAGAACGAAGCATTACAAAGAATTTGTAAAGCCTGTTTCAGCAGAAGAAACCAACGAGCAAGCCGCTCGATGTATGGATTGTGGGATTCCATTTTGCCATAGTGGTTGCCCGCTAGGCAATAAGATTCCTGATTTCAACGACGCTGTGTATCGCAATGAATTTAAGGAAGCTTGGGGCATTCTAAAAAGCACCAACAATTTCCCGGAATTTACCGGTAGAATTTGCCCTGCACCCTGTGAGGGTTCATGCGTATTGGGACTAAACAATGACCCGGTAAGTATCGAGCATATCGAGAAGACAATTGCAGAAGAAGCATTTGCACAGGGTTGGGAAACCACTCATACCGTAAATATCAAGTCTGGCAAGTCAGTGGCCGTCATCGGCTCTGGACCTGCAGGATTGGCTGCTGCAGATCAGCTATGCAAGCAAGGACATGACGTTACAGTCTTCGAACGTGACACACAGCCTGGTGGACTCTTAAGGTTCGGTATTCCTGATTTCAAATTGGAGAAAACTGTTGTCGAAAGACGCGTGAATCTGATGAAGGATTCTGGTGTGAAATTCGAATGTGGTGTGGAGATTGGCAAAGACATTTCTGCCAAAGAAATCGAAACAAAATTTGATGCCATTGCGATCTGTACGGGTAGTACCGTGGCCAGAGACCTACCGATTCCAGGAAGAGAATTGAATGGTATTCACTTGGCCATGAAATTTTTGAAAAACTCAAATAAAGTAGTGTCTGGCGAAGATGCTGAAATAGTAGCCGAAATGAACGCTGCTGGCAAAAACGTGATTGTGATCGGTGGTGGTGATACAGGATCCGACTGTGTGGGTACTTCTATCCGTCAAGGGGCAGAAAGTGTGACTCAGATCGAATTACTAGACAAACCATCTGAAGGCAGAACGGAGGCCAACCCATGGCCAGAATGGCCAATGGTTTTGAGAACTTCTACTTCTCAAAAGGAAGGTTGTGAAAGAAACTGGTCGGTACTCACCAAAGAGTTTATCGGAAACGACAAAGGTGAAGTAACAGGCCTAAGAGTAGTGGATGTAGAATGGACCGACAAGGCCTCATTCAAGTTCGAAGAAATAGAAGGATCTGAGCGTGTTTTGCCATGCGAAAGAGCTTATCTAGCCATCGGATTCATGCACCCACAAAAAGAAGGGTTGCTCGAAGAACTAGGTATAGAAACTAATGAGCGTGGCAACATCCAAGATGAGATGTATCGAACCAATAAAGAAAATGTATTTGCAGCGGGCGATTGCCGAAGAGGCCAATCCCTGGTGGTATGGGCCATCAGCGAAGGTCGCAAAGCTGCCTATTCAGTCAACAAGTTCTTAACCAAATAA
- a CDS encoding DoxX family protein, with translation MKSFPFLTTSQYLNIIRFSVGLMLMAHGAIRLYAGTVGGFGEFLNAKGFFIGSAIAWSITVFELFGGVLLALGYFHRVICAGFISILFMGIILVHINNGWFVVGYGSGGAEYSVLLILCLLLVSSTDE, from the coding sequence ATGAAATCATTTCCCTTCCTAACCACATCACAATATTTAAATATAATTCGTTTTTCGGTCGGTCTCATGCTTATGGCACATGGTGCCATCCGGCTCTATGCCGGAACTGTTGGTGGGTTTGGAGAGTTTTTGAATGCAAAAGGGTTTTTCATTGGGTCTGCAATAGCATGGAGCATAACTGTTTTTGAACTATTTGGAGGAGTTTTATTAGCTCTTGGTTATTTTCATCGAGTGATTTGCGCTGGTTTTATATCTATTCTGTTCATGGGCATTATTCTGGTTCATATTAATAATGGTTGGTTTGTTGTCGGTTATGGCTCTGGTGGAGCTGAGTACAGCGTCTTACTAATTTTATGCCTATTGTTAGTGTCTTCAACAGACGAATGA
- a CDS encoding MepB family protein, with product MIDPILSFKKSFYDSHGIIISCFQKEKESQEYGACRYEINGKKIISRNAKITPKKVGQFVTVWKRSSEGITQPFEESDNFNLLVINVRNEDQLGQFVFPKSILIEKGIITSNKKEGKRGFRVYPPWDEPTNSQATRSQKWQIGYFITSEDSYEAVMNCYQQI from the coding sequence ATGATAGATCCAATTCTTTCATTTAAAAAGAGTTTTTATGACTCTCACGGAATTATTATTTCTTGCTTTCAAAAAGAAAAAGAAAGCCAAGAATATGGTGCCTGCAGATATGAAATTAATGGAAAGAAAATCATAAGCCGAAATGCCAAAATCACTCCCAAAAAAGTAGGGCAGTTTGTGACCGTTTGGAAGAGATCATCCGAAGGGATTACTCAGCCTTTTGAAGAATCGGATAATTTCAACTTATTGGTTATCAATGTTAGAAATGAAGATCAATTAGGCCAATTTGTTTTTCCAAAATCAATCCTTATTGAAAAGGGAATTATAACTTCTAACAAGAAAGAAGGCAAAAGAGGTTTTCGTGTTTATCCACCCTGGGATGAACCAACGAATAGTCAAGCCACTAGAAGCCAAAAGTGGCAAATCGGGTATTTTATAACATCAGAAGACTCATATGAAGCTGTGATGAATTGCTACCAGCAGATTTAA
- a CDS encoding alpha/beta hydrolase translates to MKLLFSFLVFSCCTQAGLAQITHLIQSRALAEDRSINIQLPQEYNNTFDSYGVLYVLDGEYVYDYAAGTVNFLSNAFGHIPPLIVVGIPNIDRLRDVYVTNDDKDPYAKFLEFIESELKPFIDSNYRTNGFDIIYGWSSASDISMQFFVTKPDLFDAHIQSGTGVGPKTAAFFSEQLSKHNYKNRYLYAGTEGSGPRAVGLEKYKNLIDSLSPKNLKWKFELISSSHVDVLAEGIYNGLKFVFNDFYIPDSVVLKGVEEIKGYYADLDKAYDFQVKIPVGAFGESAGILFQSKPGEAVNLLKYGLTIHPDSADLHGSLGEVYEYLDQTELAIKYYKLAFEKSVPKSAASRKYQYLSKKFEDQN, encoded by the coding sequence ATGAAGCTACTCTTCTCCTTTCTTGTTTTTTCCTGTTGTACTCAAGCTGGATTAGCACAAATCACACATTTGATACAATCAAGGGCGCTAGCAGAAGATAGGTCGATCAATATTCAACTTCCACAGGAGTATAATAATACTTTTGATAGCTACGGGGTGCTTTATGTGCTGGATGGGGAATATGTATATGACTACGCTGCTGGTACTGTTAACTTTTTGTCCAATGCTTTTGGTCATATTCCTCCACTTATTGTAGTGGGGATTCCAAATATTGACCGACTGAGAGATGTATATGTTACTAATGATGATAAAGACCCGTATGCCAAATTCCTTGAATTTATTGAGTCTGAATTGAAGCCTTTCATTGATTCAAATTACCGTACCAATGGCTTTGATATCATTTATGGCTGGTCATCAGCTTCTGACATCAGTATGCAGTTTTTTGTTACTAAACCTGATTTGTTTGATGCGCATATTCAATCAGGAACAGGCGTTGGACCTAAAACGGCGGCCTTTTTCTCTGAGCAGTTGAGCAAGCATAATTACAAAAACCGATACCTCTATGCGGGAACAGAGGGCTCAGGACCAAGGGCTGTAGGGCTCGAAAAGTATAAGAACCTCATAGATAGTTTAAGTCCGAAAAACTTAAAATGGAAGTTCGAATTGATATCTTCCTCTCATGTGGATGTACTAGCCGAGGGAATTTATAATGGGTTGAAATTTGTGTTCAACGATTTTTATATACCAGACTCCGTTGTATTGAAAGGTGTTGAAGAAATCAAGGGCTACTACGCTGACTTAGACAAAGCCTATGATTTTCAAGTTAAAATTCCGGTGGGCGCCTTTGGTGAATCGGCAGGTATTTTATTTCAAAGCAAACCAGGAGAAGCGGTTAATCTTCTAAAGTATGGGCTTACCATACACCCTGATTCGGCCGATCTGCATGGCTCTTTGGGCGAGGTGTATGAGTATCTGGATCAGACAGAATTAGCCATCAAATATTACAAATTGGCTTTTGAAAAATCTGTTCCAAAAAGTGCTGCCTCAAGGAAGTATCAGTACTTGTCGAAAAAGTTTGAGGACCAGAATTAA
- a CDS encoding PLP-dependent aspartate aminotransferase family protein, whose protein sequence is MKFGTKAIHAGVEPDPSTGAIMTPIYQTSTYVQPSPGQHKGYEYSRTQNPTRDALQNNLAALENAQHGLCFASGLAATDAILKLLKPGDEVLASNDLYGGTYRIFTKIYQDFGIKFKFIDMRDLNRISEHFSNKIKMVWAETPSNPMMNIIDIKGLSGVCKKFGAMFCVDNTFATPYLQNPLDLGADVVLHSVTKYLAGHSDVVMGCLMTNHDVLKEKLAFIQNSSGAVAGPQDCFLALRGIKTLHIRMQRHCENGRRVAHFLKSHPKVGEVYWPGFEEHKNHDIAKKQMKDFGGMISFVLKNDKIDDAIKVMETLKLFALAESLGGVESLCGHPASMTHAAIPREERIKAGLKDSLIRLSVGIEDVEDLIADLEKALG, encoded by the coding sequence ATGAAATTTGGTACTAAAGCCATTCATGCAGGAGTAGAACCGGATCCAAGCACAGGAGCCATAATGACTCCGATCTATCAAACTTCAACCTATGTGCAACCATCACCTGGTCAACACAAAGGTTACGAATACTCAAGAACACAAAACCCAACAAGAGACGCGCTCCAAAATAACTTGGCAGCCCTGGAAAATGCACAACATGGTTTATGTTTCGCATCTGGCTTGGCGGCTACTGATGCGATATTGAAATTATTAAAGCCTGGTGATGAGGTTTTAGCATCTAATGATTTGTATGGTGGCACTTATAGAATCTTTACGAAGATATATCAGGATTTCGGCATCAAGTTCAAGTTTATTGACATGAGAGACTTGAATAGAATCTCAGAACACTTCTCGAACAAAATCAAAATGGTGTGGGCCGAAACCCCATCAAACCCAATGATGAACATTATTGACATCAAAGGGCTTTCTGGTGTTTGTAAAAAATTTGGAGCCATGTTTTGTGTGGACAACACATTTGCCACTCCATACCTGCAAAACCCTTTAGATCTAGGCGCTGACGTAGTATTACACTCTGTGACCAAATACTTAGCCGGTCACTCTGATGTAGTGATGGGTTGTTTGATGACTAACCATGATGTACTCAAAGAAAAGTTAGCTTTCATTCAAAACTCAAGCGGCGCGGTAGCTGGTCCTCAGGATTGTTTCTTAGCCTTAAGAGGGATTAAAACCTTGCATATCAGAATGCAACGTCACTGTGAAAACGGTCGACGAGTAGCTCACTTTTTAAAATCACACCCTAAAGTAGGAGAGGTATACTGGCCTGGGTTTGAAGAGCACAAGAATCATGACATTGCTAAAAAGCAAATGAAAGATTTTGGCGGTATGATTTCATTCGTACTGAAAAATGATAAAATCGATGATGCGATTAAAGTGATGGAAACGCTTAAACTTTTCGCTCTAGCAGAATCTCTTGGTGGAGTAGAGTCGCTTTGCGGTCATCCAGCAAGTATGACTCATGCAGCTATTCCTAGAGAAGAGCGAATCAAGGCTGGACTCAAAGACTCACTCATTCGACTAAGCGTGGGTATCGAAGATGTAGAAGACTTGATCGCTGACTTAGAAAAAGCACTAGGATAG
- a CDS encoding TVP38/TMEM64 family protein, with amino-acid sequence MNKHRYSSFFNNRSGMFMLMAWMTLMPWFSTVSLSYLALEHEELIRSFSLLQWLCFFTICIFSMGLAITPTTFISLVSGYFLGYHAIIPVVLSYQLASLVGYGLAQKLDNHTIDWVEERFPKSAPIFANVESRQWLTTFLARISPALPFGLMNVVLAVSGVRFGPFFLSGLLGMLPRTLFFIWLGAQAPMLVEAVQSNDYFGLFIVLSVAGIFGLFYILKPKP; translated from the coding sequence TTGAATAAACATAGATATTCTTCATTTTTCAATAATCGAAGCGGCATGTTCATGCTTATGGCTTGGATGACTCTGATGCCTTGGTTTTCAACAGTATCGCTTTCCTATTTGGCACTTGAGCATGAAGAATTGATCAGATCATTTTCCTTATTACAGTGGTTGTGTTTTTTTACCATTTGTATTTTCAGCATGGGACTGGCGATTACTCCTACTACTTTTATTTCTTTGGTAAGCGGTTATTTTTTAGGATACCATGCCATTATTCCTGTGGTGCTGAGTTATCAATTGGCTTCTCTAGTGGGGTATGGGTTAGCCCAAAAATTGGATAACCATACAATAGATTGGGTAGAGGAAAGGTTCCCCAAGTCTGCTCCTATTTTTGCCAATGTTGAAAGTCGACAATGGCTCACTACATTTCTGGCGAGGATTTCTCCGGCTTTACCCTTTGGGTTAATGAATGTAGTCTTAGCAGTTTCTGGCGTCAGGTTTGGACCTTTCTTTTTGAGCGGTCTCTTAGGTATGTTGCCGCGCACACTTTTCTTTATTTGGTTGGGTGCGCAGGCACCCATGCTCGTCGAAGCCGTGCAAAGTAATGACTACTTTGGACTATTTATAGTGCTCAGTGTTGCAGGTATATTTGGGTTATTTTATATCCTGAAACCTAAGCCTTAA